Proteins encoded by one window of Desulfocurvus vexinensis DSM 17965:
- a CDS encoding LutC/YkgG family protein, which produces MADARSEILMALRLALTDCPDPGPAPRPGASEAFGPDDPAALAAACARCGVRLLPVPDWAGARAAVAGLLRELGVRSAAIQDHPDLAPLDLPGLCATLGVEVIPVREESIRDLARADIGITSALGLLAESGSILVAAGADAPRSISLLPETHLAVVPPGRTVPGIANLAPLLRALADAQGHLPSALHAITGPSSTGDIEMVVVKGVHGPVRVAVVAVGLEGGAG; this is translated from the coding sequence ATGGCTGACGCCCGCAGCGAAATCCTCATGGCCCTGCGCCTGGCCTTGACCGACTGCCCTGACCCCGGGCCCGCGCCCCGGCCCGGGGCCAGCGAGGCCTTCGGCCCCGACGATCCGGCGGCCCTGGCCGCAGCCTGCGCGCGCTGCGGCGTGCGCCTGCTGCCCGTGCCCGACTGGGCCGGGGCCCGCGCCGCCGTGGCCGGGCTGCTGCGCGAGCTCGGCGTGCGCAGCGCCGCCATCCAGGACCACCCCGACCTCGCGCCCCTGGACCTGCCCGGCCTGTGCGCCACCCTGGGCGTCGAGGTCATCCCCGTCCGCGAAGAGTCCATCCGCGACCTGGCCCGGGCCGACATCGGCATCACCTCGGCCCTGGGCCTGCTGGCCGAGTCGGGGTCCATCCTCGTGGCCGCCGGGGCCGACGCGCCGCGCAGCATCTCGCTGTTGCCCGAAACCCACCTCGCTGTGGTGCCCCCGGGGCGCACCGTGCCGGGCATCGCCAACCTCGCGCCCCTGCTGCGCGCCCTGGCCGACGCCCAGGGCCACCTGCCCTCGGCCCTGCACGCCATCACCGGCCCCAGCTCCACAGGCGACATCGAGATGGTCGTGGTCAAGGGCGTCCACGGCCCGGTGCGCGTGGCGGTGGTGGCCGTGGGCCTGGAGGGCGGCGCAGGCTAG
- the thiC gene encoding phosphomethylpyrimidine synthase ThiC: MPNNPVLTRLLDEHLPALAKREALEPELIRQAIADGTMVLLANPAHAGVLPTLVGQPATVKVNANIGTSPFVEAPDKEILKLQIAEASGAHTVMDLSTGGDLDAIRAAMLAASPLPLGTVPLYGCVQKYIRAKEDPASFSAQELLEEIERQAEQGVDFMTVHCGVTRRAAALVEEAGRVLGVVSRGGSITVRWMKTHNQENPLLTHYDQLLDIAVRHNVTLSLGDGMRPGAGCDAGDPAQWEEVVVLAELTRRAWARGVQVMIEGPGHVPLHQVQAQIQGIKRLCHGAPLYVLGPLTTDSAPGYDHIAGAIGGAMAAYFGADFLCYLTPAEHLTLPDGEDVRQGVLASRIAAQSAENALGRPLAVRRDLDISRARAALDWKAMADLALDPPMVRHRRQAHADREECAMCGEYCAVKMLRDFKK, encoded by the coding sequence ATGCCAAACAATCCCGTTCTCACGCGACTTCTGGACGAGCACCTGCCCGCGCTGGCCAAGCGCGAAGCCCTGGAACCCGAACTGATCCGCCAGGCCATCGCCGACGGCACCATGGTGCTCTTGGCCAACCCGGCCCACGCCGGGGTCCTGCCGACCCTGGTCGGCCAGCCCGCCACGGTGAAGGTCAACGCCAACATCGGCACCTCGCCCTTCGTGGAGGCCCCGGACAAGGAAATCCTGAAGCTCCAGATCGCCGAGGCCAGCGGCGCGCACACGGTCATGGACCTGTCCACCGGCGGCGATCTGGACGCCATCCGCGCCGCAATGCTGGCCGCGAGCCCCCTGCCCCTGGGCACAGTGCCGCTCTACGGCTGCGTGCAGAAGTACATCCGCGCCAAGGAGGACCCCGCCAGCTTCAGCGCCCAGGAACTGCTGGAGGAAATCGAGCGCCAGGCCGAGCAGGGCGTGGACTTCATGACCGTGCATTGCGGGGTGACCCGCCGCGCGGCGGCCCTGGTGGAAGAGGCCGGGCGCGTGCTGGGCGTGGTCTCGCGCGGCGGGTCCATCACCGTGCGCTGGATGAAGACCCACAATCAGGAAAACCCGCTGCTCACGCACTACGACCAGCTGCTGGACATCGCCGTGCGCCACAACGTGACCCTGTCCCTGGGCGACGGAATGCGCCCGGGCGCGGGCTGCGACGCGGGCGACCCCGCGCAGTGGGAAGAGGTCGTGGTGCTGGCCGAGCTGACCCGCCGGGCCTGGGCGCGCGGGGTGCAGGTGATGATCGAGGGCCCCGGGCATGTGCCGCTGCACCAGGTGCAGGCCCAGATCCAGGGCATCAAGCGCCTGTGCCACGGCGCGCCGCTCTACGTCCTCGGCCCGCTGACCACCGACAGCGCCCCGGGCTACGACCACATCGCCGGGGCCATCGGCGGGGCCATGGCCGCCTACTTCGGGGCGGACTTCCTGTGCTACCTGACCCCGGCGGAGCACCTGACCCTGCCCGACGGCGAGGACGTGCGCCAGGGCGTGCTGGCCTCGCGCATCGCCGCCCAGAGCGCGGAAAACGCCCTGGGCCGTCCCCTGGCCGTACGCCGCGACCTGGACATCTCGCGCGCCCGCGCGGCCCTGGACTGGAAGGCCATGGCCGACCTGGCCCTGGACCCGCCCATGGTCCGCCACCGCCGCCAGGCCCACGCCGACCGCGAGGAATGCGCCATGTGCGGCGAGTACTGCGCCGTGAAGATGCTGCGCGACTTCAAGAAATAG
- the lgt gene encoding prolipoprotein diacylglyceryl transferase — translation MLALTFPHFDPVAVAVGPLAVRWYGLMYMIGFLGGWGLGRWRASRPGSGWSGTQVDDLVALLMLGVILGGRLGYVVFYEPMAYLADPLRIVRLWEGGMSFHGGLLGVLVCFWLFARRAGKSFFAVSDFIAPLVPLGLGAGRIGNFINGELWGRVSDAPWAMIFPGWEAGPYPRHPSQLYEFALEGVVLFALCWWFSARRRPEGAVSGLFAAGYGTFRFAVEFFREPDAHLGLLTGGLTMGQLLSIPLALYGVFLLWRAYSRGPRQPAT, via the coding sequence ATGCTCGCCCTGACCTTCCCCCATTTCGACCCCGTGGCCGTGGCCGTCGGTCCGCTGGCCGTGCGCTGGTACGGGCTGATGTACATGATCGGCTTCCTGGGCGGCTGGGGGCTGGGGCGTTGGCGCGCCTCGCGCCCCGGCTCGGGCTGGAGCGGGACCCAGGTGGACGACCTGGTGGCGCTGCTCATGCTCGGGGTCATCCTGGGCGGGCGGCTGGGCTACGTGGTCTTCTACGAGCCCATGGCCTACCTGGCCGACCCGCTGCGCATCGTACGACTGTGGGAGGGCGGCATGTCCTTCCACGGCGGGCTGCTGGGGGTGCTCGTCTGCTTCTGGCTCTTTGCCCGGCGCGCGGGCAAAAGCTTTTTCGCCGTGTCGGACTTCATCGCCCCGCTGGTGCCCCTGGGCCTGGGGGCCGGGCGCATCGGCAACTTCATCAACGGCGAGCTGTGGGGCCGCGTGAGCGACGCGCCCTGGGCCATGATCTTCCCGGGCTGGGAGGCCGGGCCCTACCCGCGCCACCCCTCCCAGCTCTATGAATTCGCCCTGGAGGGCGTCGTGCTGTTCGCCCTGTGCTGGTGGTTCTCCGCACGCAGGCGCCCCGAGGGCGCCGTGTCGGGGCTGTTCGCCGCCGGATACGGGACGTTCCGCTTCGCGGTGGAGTTCTTCCGCGAGCCCGACGCCCATCTGGGCCTGTTGACGGGCGGGCTGACCATGGGCCAGCTCCTGTCCATCCCCCTGGCCCTGTACGGGGTCTTCCTGCTCTGGCGGGCCTATTCCCGGGGCCCGCGCCAACCCGCAACATAA
- a CDS encoding recombination-associated protein RdgC, protein MGFLSASASFTRYRIIEEIPDTLWPEIADRLRRNAFKDIDHTSDERSFGWVAFDDMLDADWRTAPPQKGEFITMGLRLDTRRVSPAVFKKHLALALADEMARMEQTKGKAYVSRDRKTELKEQTKLRLMARTLPIPAQFDVVWNTTSGVVYLASIQSKLRALFEDMFTMTFDLHLEPMTPYYQALARLGEERASALEDLEPTIFV, encoded by the coding sequence GTGGGCTTTCTTTCCGCCAGCGCGAGCTTCACGCGCTACCGCATCATCGAGGAGATCCCGGACACCCTGTGGCCCGAGATCGCCGACCGGCTGCGCCGCAACGCCTTCAAGGACATCGACCACACGTCCGATGAGCGCTCCTTCGGCTGGGTGGCCTTCGACGACATGCTCGACGCCGACTGGCGCACGGCCCCGCCGCAGAAGGGCGAATTCATCACCATGGGCCTGCGCCTGGATACGCGGCGCGTCTCCCCGGCGGTGTTCAAGAAGCACCTGGCCCTGGCCCTGGCCGACGAGATGGCGCGCATGGAGCAGACCAAGGGCAAGGCCTATGTCTCGCGCGACCGCAAGACCGAGCTTAAGGAGCAGACCAAGCTGCGGCTCATGGCCCGGACCCTGCCCATCCCCGCGCAGTTCGACGTGGTCTGGAACACCACCAGCGGCGTGGTCTACCTGGCCTCCATCCAGAGCAAGCTGCGCGCGCTGTTCGAGGACATGTTCACCATGACCTTCGACCTGCACCTGGAGCCCATGACGCCCTACTACCAGGCCCTGGCCCGGCTGGGCGAGGAGCGCGCCAGCGCCCTGGAAGACCTTGAACCGACCATCTTCGTCTAG
- a CDS encoding VOC family protein, whose translation MPRYNGINHLAMVTGDMDATVRFWRDLLGMRLVAGLGRPGYRHYFFEIDGRDMIAFFEWPGARPLEMKDHGVPVRGPAGFDHVAIGVASEEDLHEVRALLAASGCEPSPVIDHGFIHSVYCFDPNMIPIEFSWAVPGADPRARPVMADSAPGGPAAEGPDPQPGHWPPAGPQTEDDREVYPGEGLELLDPARNAWRR comes from the coding sequence ATGCCCCGCTACAACGGCATCAACCACCTGGCCATGGTCACCGGCGACATGGATGCCACCGTGCGCTTCTGGCGCGATCTGCTGGGCATGCGCCTGGTGGCGGGCCTGGGCCGCCCGGGCTACCGCCACTACTTCTTCGAGATCGATGGCCGCGACATGATCGCCTTCTTCGAATGGCCCGGGGCCCGGCCCCTGGAGATGAAGGACCACGGCGTTCCCGTGCGCGGGCCCGCGGGCTTCGACCATGTGGCCATCGGCGTGGCCAGCGAGGAGGACCTGCATGAGGTGCGTGCCCTGCTGGCGGCCTCGGGCTGCGAGCCCTCGCCGGTCATCGACCACGGCTTCATCCACTCGGTCTACTGCTTCGACCCCAACATGATCCCCATCGAATTCTCCTGGGCCGTGCCCGGGGCCGACCCGCGCGCGCGCCCGGTCATGGCCGACAGCGCCCCGGGCGGCCCCGCCGCCGAAGGCCCGGACCCCCAGCCCGGCCACTGGCCCCCCGCCGGGCCGCAAACCGAGGACGACCGCGAGGTCTACCCCGGCGAAGGCCTGGAACTGCTCGACCCCGCGCGCAACGCCTGGCGCCGCTGA
- the cydB gene encoding cytochrome d ubiquinol oxidase subunit II, with protein MILETIWFLLWGLLWAIYFMLDGFDLGMGTLLPFIAKNETERRTIYNAAGPFWDGNEVWLITAGGVTFAAFPAAYAVLFSGMYAALFLLLFALILRGVSFEFRSKVDSEAWRKVWDACHFVGSFAPALLLGVAFANIFRGIPIDAQGVNQEGLLQLLNPYGLLGGVVFVVLFVQHGAIWLAIKSQGALHDRAQATAIKTWPIAVIGTVLFLAYTAVDTVLFNNYLKTPLLLAIPVGTVAALVAIRPALGAGKMVRAWVASATFIVGVTMFGVVGLFPALLPSSLNPGWSMTIFNSASSPLTLKIMLGVALVMVPIVIAYQFWVYRTFSHKITDEHLDYEEAY; from the coding sequence ATGATTCTCGAAACCATATGGTTCCTGTTGTGGGGCTTGCTGTGGGCCATATACTTCATGCTCGACGGCTTCGACCTGGGCATGGGCACGCTTTTGCCCTTCATCGCCAAAAATGAAACCGAACGCCGGACCATCTACAACGCCGCCGGGCCCTTCTGGGACGGCAACGAGGTCTGGCTGATCACGGCGGGCGGCGTGACCTTCGCGGCCTTCCCGGCGGCCTATGCCGTGCTGTTCTCGGGCATGTACGCGGCGCTGTTCCTGCTGCTGTTCGCGCTGATCCTGCGCGGGGTGTCCTTCGAGTTCCGCTCCAAGGTGGACTCCGAGGCCTGGCGCAAGGTGTGGGACGCCTGCCACTTCGTGGGCTCCTTCGCCCCGGCGCTGCTGCTCGGCGTGGCTTTTGCCAACATCTTCCGGGGCATCCCCATCGACGCCCAGGGCGTGAACCAGGAAGGGCTGCTGCAACTGCTCAACCCCTACGGCCTCTTGGGCGGGGTGGTCTTCGTGGTGCTGTTCGTGCAGCACGGGGCCATCTGGCTGGCCATCAAGAGCCAGGGCGCCCTGCACGACCGCGCCCAGGCCACGGCCATCAAGACCTGGCCCATCGCCGTGATCGGCACGGTGCTCTTCCTGGCCTACACCGCCGTGGATACCGTCCTGTTCAACAACTACCTGAAGACCCCGCTGCTGCTGGCCATCCCGGTGGGCACGGTGGCGGCCCTGGTGGCCATCCGCCCGGCCCTGGGCGCGGGGAAGATGGTCCGCGCCTGGGTGGCCAGCGCCACGTTCATCGTCGGCGTGACCATGTTCGGCGTGGTCGGCCTGTTCCCGGCCCTGCTGCCCTCGTCCCTCAACCCCGGGTGGTCCATGACCATCTTCAACTCGGCCTCCAGCCCGCTGACCCTGAAGATCATGCTCGGCGTGGCCCTGGTCATGGTGCCCATCGTCATCGCCTACCAGTTCTGGGTCTACCGGACCTTCTCGCACAAGATCACCGACGAGCACCTGGACTACGAGGAAGCCTACTAG
- a CDS encoding cytochrome ubiquinol oxidase subunit I, whose product MDALLLSRLQFAAATMFHFIFVPLTLGLVIMVAIMETKYVTSGDETYKRMAKFWGKLFLINFALGVVTGITLEFQFGTNWSRYSAYVGDIFGSLLAIEATVAFFLESTFIAVWVFGWDKLSPKLHAACIWIVAIAANTSALWILLANGFMQNPVGYVLRNGRAELADFFDVITNPFGWNQFLHVIPGALTLAGFFIMGISAWHLLRRSNVDFFTKSFRMGMWAALIFSVLTAAQGHLHGNEVARVQPVKLAAMESHWETQANAPMYLLQIPNFGGEGNLVEALPVPGLLSFLAYNDPSAVVMGLNDVPAQDRPPVALTFLAFRAMVGLGTLFVGLAALAWLFRNRLTQVPWLLKALVYAIPLPYLAHQFGWIVAEVGRQPWIVYGLMRTSEGVSPIAASQVAVSLVALTLMYLLLGAVDIFLLFKYARKGPA is encoded by the coding sequence ATGGACGCACTGCTTCTTTCCAGGCTCCAGTTCGCGGCAGCGACGATGTTCCATTTCATCTTCGTGCCGCTGACCCTGGGGCTGGTCATCATGGTGGCGATCATGGAGACGAAGTACGTCACCAGCGGCGACGAGACCTACAAACGCATGGCCAAGTTCTGGGGCAAGCTGTTCCTCATCAACTTCGCCCTGGGCGTGGTCACGGGCATCACCCTGGAGTTCCAGTTCGGCACCAACTGGTCGCGCTATTCGGCCTATGTGGGCGACATCTTCGGCTCGCTTCTGGCCATCGAGGCCACGGTGGCCTTCTTCCTGGAGTCCACCTTCATCGCCGTGTGGGTCTTCGGCTGGGACAAGCTCTCGCCCAAGCTGCACGCGGCCTGCATCTGGATCGTGGCCATCGCCGCCAACACCTCGGCCCTGTGGATCCTTTTGGCCAACGGTTTCATGCAGAACCCCGTGGGCTACGTGCTGCGCAACGGCCGCGCCGAACTGGCGGACTTCTTCGACGTCATCACCAACCCCTTCGGGTGGAACCAGTTCCTGCACGTCATCCCCGGCGCGCTGACCCTGGCCGGGTTCTTCATCATGGGCATCTCGGCCTGGCATCTGCTGCGCCGCAGCAACGTGGACTTCTTCACCAAGTCGTTTCGCATGGGCATGTGGGCCGCGCTGATCTTCTCGGTGCTCACCGCCGCCCAGGGCCACCTGCACGGCAACGAAGTGGCCCGGGTGCAGCCCGTGAAGCTGGCGGCCATGGAGTCGCACTGGGAGACCCAGGCCAACGCGCCCATGTACCTCTTGCAGATTCCCAATTTCGGCGGCGAGGGCAACCTCGTGGAGGCTCTGCCGGTGCCCGGGCTGCTCTCCTTCCTGGCCTACAACGACCCCAGCGCGGTGGTCATGGGCCTGAACGACGTGCCCGCGCAGGACCGCCCCCCGGTTGCCCTGACCTTCCTGGCCTTCCGGGCCATGGTCGGGCTGGGCACGCTGTTCGTGGGCCTGGCGGCCCTGGCCTGGCTGTTCCGCAACCGGCTGACCCAGGTGCCCTGGCTGCTCAAGGCGCTGGTCTACGCCATCCCCCTGCCCTATCTGGCGCACCAGTTCGGGTGGATCGTGGCCGAGGTCGGGCGCCAGCCGTGGATCGTCTACGGGCTGATGCGCACCTCCGAGGGCGTGTCGCCCATCGCGGCCTCGCAGGTGGCCGTGTCGCTGGTGGCGCTGACGCTCATGTACCTGCTGCTGGGCGCGGTGGATATCTTCCTGCTCTTCAAGTACGCCCGCAAGGGGCCCGCGTGA
- a CDS encoding FprA family A-type flavoprotein produces MRPVQIKDGIHWVGAVDWNNIDFHGYSLARFGTTYNAYLVFDEKITLFDTVKAPFKDEFLECLSQVVDPCKIDYIVANHLEPDHSGCLPELIAACKPEKVFCSPMGQRAMEAHFDTTGWPVQAMKSGSTLSLGRRTVHFLETRMLHWPDSMLSYIPEDKLLIANDAFGQNIASSERFADQIDRAHLKRRMTEYYANIITPYSPVVEKTLATVAEMGLDIDMIAPDHGLIFRGKEMVDFALDTYAEFAAQKPANRAVVVFDTMWHSTERMAHAVADGLMDEGVSVRVMHLKSFHHSEVMTEIFQAGAVVVGSPTHNNGILPLVADLLTYMKGLRPQNKVGAAFGSFGWSGECVKIITQWLADMSFEVVDPAVKVKHVPDRAVLDQCVDLGRAVGRTLKAKL; encoded by the coding sequence ATGCGACCCGTACAGATCAAAGACGGCATCCACTGGGTCGGGGCGGTCGATTGGAACAACATCGACTTCCACGGCTACTCCCTGGCCCGCTTCGGCACCACCTACAACGCCTATCTCGTCTTCGACGAGAAGATCACCCTGTTCGACACCGTGAAGGCGCCCTTCAAGGACGAGTTCCTGGAGTGCCTGTCCCAGGTGGTGGACCCCTGCAAGATCGACTACATCGTGGCCAACCACCTGGAGCCCGACCACAGCGGCTGCCTGCCCGAGCTCATCGCGGCCTGCAAGCCCGAGAAGGTCTTCTGCTCGCCCATGGGCCAGCGGGCCATGGAGGCCCACTTCGACACCACGGGCTGGCCCGTGCAGGCCATGAAATCCGGCTCCACCCTGAGCCTGGGCCGGCGCACGGTGCACTTCCTGGAAACCCGGATGCTGCACTGGCCCGACTCCATGCTCTCCTACATCCCCGAAGACAAACTGCTCATCGCCAACGACGCCTTCGGCCAGAACATCGCCTCCTCCGAGCGCTTCGCCGACCAGATCGACCGCGCCCACCTCAAGCGGCGGATGACCGAATACTACGCCAACATCATCACGCCGTACTCGCCGGTGGTGGAAAAAACCCTGGCCACCGTGGCCGAGATGGGCCTGGACATCGACATGATCGCCCCGGACCACGGGCTGATCTTCCGCGGCAAGGAGATGGTGGACTTCGCCCTGGACACCTACGCCGAATTCGCGGCCCAGAAGCCCGCCAACCGGGCCGTGGTCGTCTTCGACACCATGTGGCACTCCACCGAGCGCATGGCCCACGCCGTGGCCGACGGGCTCATGGACGAGGGCGTGTCCGTGCGCGTGATGCACCTCAAGAGCTTCCACCACAGCGAGGTGATGACCGAGATCTTCCAGGCCGGGGCCGTGGTGGTGGGCTCGCCCACGCACAACAACGGCATCCTGCCCCTGGTGGCCGACCTGCTGACCTACATGAAGGGCCTGCGGCCCCAGAACAAGGTCGGCGCGGCCTTCGGCTCCTTCGGCTGGAGCGGCGAATGCGTGAAGATCATCACCCAGTGGCTCGCGGACATGAGCTTCGAGGTGGTGGACCCGGCGGTGAAGGTCAAGCACGTGCCCGACCGGGCGGTGCTGGACCAGTGCGTGGATCTGGGCCGGGCCGTGGGCCGGACCCTGAAGGCAAAACTGTAA
- the rd gene encoding rubredoxin, whose protein sequence is MDKYVCTICGYVYDPAEGDPDSNVPAGTSFDKLPAGWVCPVCGAPKDQFEKE, encoded by the coding sequence ATGGACAAATACGTCTGCACCATCTGCGGCTATGTCTACGACCCCGCCGAGGGCGACCCGGATTCCAACGTCCCCGCGGGCACCAGCTTCGACAAGCTGCCCGCAGGGTGGGTCTGCCCCGTATGCGGCGCCCCCAAGGACCAGTTCGAAAAGGAATAA
- a CDS encoding desulfoferrodoxin produces the protein MPELLEIYKCAACGNIVEVVHAGGGELVCCGEPMKLFKENTVDAAKEKHVPVIEKTADGYKVSVGSVLHPMEEKHWIEWIELIADGVVMRKQLAPGDTPVATFCTKAAKVTAREYCNLHGLWKAEA, from the coding sequence ATGCCTGAACTGCTGGAAATCTACAAATGCGCCGCGTGCGGCAATATCGTCGAGGTCGTCCATGCGGGCGGCGGTGAGCTGGTGTGCTGCGGCGAACCCATGAAGCTGTTCAAGGAGAACACCGTGGACGCGGCCAAGGAAAAGCACGTCCCGGTCATCGAGAAGACCGCCGACGGCTACAAGGTCAGCGTCGGCAGCGTGCTGCACCCCATGGAGGAGAAGCACTGGATCGAATGGATCGAGCTCATCGCCGACGGCGTGGTCATGCGCAAGCAGCTCGCCCCCGGCGACACCCCCGTGGCGACCTTCTGCACCAAGGCCGCCAAGGTCACGGCGCGCGAGTACTGCAACCTGCACGGCCTGTGGAAGGCCGAGGCCTAG
- the rbr gene encoding rubrerythrin, whose translation MKPLKGSKTEKNILIAFAGESQARNRYDYFASIAKKDGYVQIERVFQETALQEKEHAKRLFKFLEGGDVQISAAYPAGKLGTTLENLYASAEGERHEWEEMYPEFAHVADEEGFGPVAAAMRAIAKAEAFHEERYRGFIANIEKNGVFSRPAKAAWRCINCGYVHDGTEPPHECPACAHPRAFFEILCKNW comes from the coding sequence ATGAAACCCCTCAAAGGCTCCAAGACGGAGAAGAACATCCTGATCGCCTTCGCAGGCGAATCCCAGGCCCGCAACCGCTACGACTACTTCGCGTCCATCGCCAAGAAGGACGGCTACGTGCAGATCGAGCGCGTGTTCCAGGAGACCGCCCTCCAGGAGAAGGAGCACGCCAAGCGCCTGTTCAAGTTCCTGGAAGGCGGCGACGTGCAGATCAGCGCGGCCTACCCGGCGGGCAAGCTGGGCACGACCCTGGAGAACCTCTACGCCTCCGCCGAGGGCGAGCGCCACGAGTGGGAGGAGATGTACCCCGAGTTCGCCCATGTGGCCGACGAGGAGGGCTTCGGGCCCGTGGCGGCGGCCATGCGCGCCATCGCCAAGGCCGAGGCCTTCCACGAGGAGCGCTACCGGGGCTTCATCGCCAACATCGAGAAGAACGGCGTGTTCTCCCGGCCCGCCAAGGCCGCCTGGCGCTGTATCAACTGCGGCTATGTCCACGACGGCACCGAGCCGCCGCACGAGTGCCCGGCCTGCGCGCATCCCCGGGCCTTCTTTGAGATTCTTTGCAAAAACTGGTAG
- a CDS encoding PilZ domain-containing protein, whose protein sequence is MTPFDQDAAPGDDAERRRHPRITLKAYGLTHICALHLKNAVREAIIVDISSGGARLRPRDGLPAPAQGQTLVLDTRFSGVPAGDARRAGVVRWQAGADFGMAFDQELPFGVFDLQCLLDGGSASGPGTGCHPSPEAL, encoded by the coding sequence ATGACCCCTTTTGACCAGGACGCCGCGCCCGGCGACGACGCCGAGCGCAGGCGCCACCCGCGCATCACCCTCAAGGCCTACGGCCTGACCCACATCTGCGCCCTGCACCTGAAGAACGCCGTACGCGAGGCGATCATCGTGGACATCAGCTCCGGCGGCGCCAGGCTGCGCCCGCGCGACGGGCTGCCCGCCCCGGCCCAGGGCCAGACCCTGGTCCTGGACACGCGCTTTTCCGGGGTGCCCGCGGGCGACGCCCGGCGCGCCGGGGTGGTGCGCTGGCAGGCCGGGGCGGACTTCGGCATGGCCTTCGACCAGGAGCTGCCCTTCGGCGTCTTCGACCTGCAATGCCTGCTCGACGGCGGCTCGGCCTCGGGCCCCGGGACGGGTTGCCACCCCTCCCCGGAGGCGCTATAG